Proteins encoded in a region of the Diospyros lotus cultivar Yz01 chromosome 9, ASM1463336v1, whole genome shotgun sequence genome:
- the LOC127810007 gene encoding T-complex protein 1 subunit zeta 1 translates to RSTVNCLLRLARFLSFSAIRLSISGENVARVLNPNAEVLNKSAALHMNINAAKGLQDVLKTNLGPKGTIKMLVGGAGDIKLTKDGNTLLKEMQIQNPTAIMIARTAVAQDDASGDGTTSTVIFIGELMKQSERCIDEGMHPRVLVDGFEIAKRATLQFLEKFKTPVVMGDEPDKEILKMVARTTLRTKLYESLADQLTDIVMNAVLCIRKPEESIDLFMVEIMHMRHKFDVDTRLIEGLVLDHGSRHPDMKRRAENCYILTCNVSLEYEKSEVNAGFFYSNAKQREAMVAAERRSVDERVKKIIELKNKVCSGNDSNFVVINQKGIDPPSLDLLARAGIIALRRAKRRNMERLVLACGGEAVNSVDDLTPDCLGWAGLVYEHVLGEEKYTFVENVKNPYSCTILIKGPNDHTIAQIKDAVRDGLRAVKNTIEDEAVVLGAGAFEVAARQHLINEVKKTVQGRAQLGVEAFADALLVVPKTLAENSGLDTQDVIIALTGEHDRGNIVGLNQHTGEPIDPEMEGIFDNYSVKRQIINSGPVIASQLLLVDEVIRAGRNMRKPT, encoded by the exons CGATCCACAGTTAACTGTTTGCTTCGTCTAGCTCGTTTCCTTTCATTTTCCGCTATCCGGCTCTCCATCTCAGGCGAAAATGTCGCTCGAGTACTGAATCCGAACGCCGAAGTGCTGAACAAGTCGGCGGCTCTGCACATGAACATCAATGCCGCCAAGGGATTGCAGGATGTTCTCAAGACTAACCTCGGCCCCAAAGGCACCATCAAGAT GTTGGTTGGTGGCGCCGGCGACATCAAGCTCACGAAAGATGGCAACACGCTCCTGAAAGAAATG CAAATTCAGAACCCAACTGCAATTATGATTGCAAGGACAGCAGTTGCTCAAGATGATGCTAGTGGGGATGGAACAACTTCCACTGTCATCTTCATTGGTGAGCTTATGAAGCAATCAGAACGTTGTATTGATGAAG GGATGCATCCACGTGTTTTGGTTGATGGTTTTGAAATTGCCAAAAGAGCAACACttcaatttcttgaaaaattcaagaCCCCTGTTGTGATGGGTGATGAACCTGATAAAGAGATATTGAAGATGGTTGCAAGAACCACACTGAGGACAAAG TTATATGAATCACTAGCAGATCAACTGACTGACATAGTAATGAATGCG GTACTTTGCATTCGCAAGCCTGAAGAATCCATTGATCTGTTTATGGTCGAGATTATGCACATGCGCCATAAATTTGATGTTGACACCCGCTTG ATTGAGGGTCTTGTCTTGGATCATGGTTCAAGACATCCTGATATGAAGCGGAGGGCAGAGAACTGCTATATCTTGACATGTAACGTATCACTGGAGTATGAGAAAAg TGAAGTAAATGCAGGATTTTTCTATTCAAATGCTAAGCAGAGAGAGGCAATGGTGGCAGCTGAAAGGCGTTCAGTTGATGAGAGAGTAAAGAAAATCATTGAGCTAAAGAATAAG GTTTGTTCTGGCAATGATAGCAACTTTGTTGTCATCAACCAAAAAGGAATTGATCCTCCATCACTGGACCTTCTTGCTAGGGCAGGA ATAATTGCCCTTCGGAGAGCAAAGAGGAGAAATATGGAGCGATTGGTTTTGGCTTGTGGGGGGGAGGCTGTTAATTCTGTTGATGACTTGACTCCCGATTGCCTTGGGTGGGCTGGACTTGTCTACGAACATGTTCTTGGAGAAGAGAAGTATACATTTGTGGAAAATGTAAAGAATCCTTACTCTTgtacaattttaataaaag GACCGAATGACCATACAATTGCCCAAATCAAGGATGCTGTTCGTGATGGACTGAGAGCAGTTAAAAATACCATCGAGGATGAAGCGGTGGTCCTA GGAGCTGGAGCCTTTGAAGTTGCAGCTAGGCAACACCTAATTAATGAAGTGAAGAAAACTGTTCAAGGC CGTGCTCAACTTGGAGTTGAAGCTTTTGCGGATGCCCTTCTTGTGGTTCCCAAGACACTAGCTGAAAATTCTGGCCTTGACACTCAAGATGTCATAATCGCCCTGACG GGAGAGCACGACAGAGGAAATATCGTGGGATTAAACCAACACACAGGAGAACCCATTGACCCCGAAATGGAGGGTATTTTTGACAACTACTCCGTCAAGCGCCAAATCATAAACTCAGG GCCGGTTATCGCGTCCCAGTTGCTCTTGGTGGATGAAGTAATTCGTGCGGGACGGAATATGCGAAAGCCAACTTAG
- the LOC127810384 gene encoding uncharacterized protein LOC127810384, translating to MGYVQEARENHVKKKVEEALRSKMKQKALKECDQYTARYAECSAGRTLSVVWQCRKQAKELNDCLHQYTNDSVLEEMKKEYVLDHDKKDL from the exons atggGATACGTACAGGAAGCCAGAGAAAATCACGTCAAGAAGAAAGTTGAAGAAG CTTTACGAAGCAAAATGAAGCAGAAGGCGCTAAAGGAATGTGATCAGTACACTGCAAGATACGCTGAATGTTCTGCAGGAAGAACCTTATCTGTTGTTTGGCAATGTCGTAAGCAAGCTAAAGAACTAAATGATTGCCTTCATCAGTA TACCAATGACTCTGTcttggaagaaatgaagaaagaataTGTGCTCGATCACGACAAGAAGGATCTATGA
- the LOC127810380 gene encoding 14-3-3-like protein GF14-C → MVPTELSREENVYMAKLAEQAERYEEMVEFMEKVAVAGDAEELSVEERNLLSVAYKNVIGARRASWRIISSIEQKEESRGNEDHVSLIKEYRGKIEAELSKICDGILKLLDSHLIPAATAAESKVFYLKMKGDYHRYLAEFKTAAERKEAAENTLLAYKSAQDIALADLAPTHPIRLGLALNFSVFYYEILNSPDRACNLAKQAFDEAISELDTLGEESYKDSTLIMQLLRDNLTLWTSDVADEGGDEIKESSKREPPEGQQ, encoded by the exons ATGGTGCCAACTGAGTTGTCGCGCGAGGAAAATGTTTACATGGCCAAATTGGCCGAACAGGCTGAAAGATACGAAGAAATGGTTGAATTCATGGAGAAAGTGGCAGTGGCAGGGGATGCTGAGGAACTAAGTGTGGAGGAAAGGAACCTCCTCTCTGTTGCTTACAAGAACGTGATTGGAGCCAGGAGGGCTTCTTGGAGAATTATCTCTTCTATTGAACAGAAGGAAGAGAGTCGTGGAAATGAAGACCATGTCTCCCTTATCAAGGAGTACAGGGGAAAGATCGAGGCAGAACTCAGCAAGATCTGTGATGGGATTCTCAAGCTTCTTGATTCACATCTCATTCCGGCTGCAACAGCCGCAGAGTCCAAGGTGTTCTACCTTAAGATGAAGGGTGATTATCACAGGTATCTGGCCGAGTTCAAGACTGCGGCTGAGAGGAAGGAGGCTGCTGAAAACACATTGCTGGCTTACAAGTCCGCCCAG GATATTGCTTTAGCTGACTTGGCTCCCACTCACCCAATAAGACTGGGACTTGCACTTAACTTCTCTGTCTTTTACTATGAGATCCTCAATTCCCCTGATCGTGCCTGCAATCTTGCAAAGCAG GCTTTTGATGAGGCTATTTCCGAGCTAGACACATTGGGTGAGGAATCATACAAGGATAGCACATTGATCATGCAACTTCTTCGGGACAATCTGACACTATGGACTTCTGATGTTGCG GATGAAGGTGGGGATGAGATCAAGGAAAGTTCAAAGCGCGAGCCCCCAGAGGGTCAGCAGTGA